One window of Toxotes jaculatrix isolate fToxJac2 chromosome 19, fToxJac2.pri, whole genome shotgun sequence genomic DNA carries:
- the dusp10 gene encoding dual specificity protein phosphatase 10: MPPSPLDDRIVVALPRPIRPQELQLRLDTSYLDSIATSSSSKTVISTTVVKIRATANLVTYMPSSKGSTRSLSCGCSSASCCSVTTYEKDSQSLSHSQVSASSPNLSYAGPPTPMVSNHEALSAPSLIPGTPKAVSTVRVIHPNELAKRMTCCPMGHPVGPMPVIIDCRPFMEYNKSHIRGAVHINCSDKISRRRLQQGKITVLDLISCREGKDSFKGIFSKEIVVYDESTSDPNRLTSSQPLHVVLESLRREGKDPIILKGGLSSFRQSHENLCEHSLHLHEGLDTGAAAGLTGALPHSLPSTPDIENAELTPILPFLYLGNEHDAQDINLLQRLNIGYILNVTTHLPLYHYDTGLFIYKRLPATDSNKQNLRQYFEEAFEFIEEAHQAGMGLLIHCQAGVSRSATIVIAYLMKHTWMTMTDAYKFVKTRRPIISPNLNFMGQLLEFEEDLNNGITPRILTPKLIGVETVV; this comes from the exons ATGCCTCCATCTCCTCTTGACGACAGAATTGTGGTGGCGCTGCCAAGGCCGATCCGACCTCAGGAACTCCAACTGCGCCTGGACACCAGCTACCTGGACTCCATcgccaccagcagcagcagcaagacaGTCATCAGCACCACCGTGGTGAAGATCCGGGCGACGGCCAATCTTGTAACGTATATGCCCTCATCCAAGGGCTCCACGCGCTCGTTGTCGTGTGGATGCAGCAgtgccagctgctgctctgtgactaCCTATGAGAAGGACAGCCAGAGCCTCAGCCACAGCCAGGTGAGCGCCAGCAGCCCCAACCTCAGCTATGCCGGGCCCCCCACCCCAATGGTCAGCAACCATGAAGCATTAAGCGCGCCCAGTCTCATCCCGGGAACTCCAAAGGCTGTATCCACCGTGAGGGTCATCCATCCCAATGAGCTGGCCAAGCGGATGACCTGCTGCCCCATGGGACACCCTGTAGGGCCCATGCCGGTCATCATCGACTGCCGGCCCTTCATGGAGTACAACAAGAGCCACATCCGGGGGGCCGTTCACATCAACTGCTCCGACAAGATAAGCCGGCGGCGGCTGCAGCAGGGCAAGATCACTGTGCTGGACCTCATCTCCTGCCGTGAGGGCAAGGACTCTTTTAAGGGCATCTTCTCCAAAGAGATAGTGGTTTATGACGAGAGCACCTCGGACCCTAACCGGCTGACATCCTCCCAGCCTCTACATGTGGTCCTGGAGTCACTGAGGAGGGAAGGCAAAGACCCGATCATCCTCAAAG GAGGCCTTAGCTCCTTCAGGCAGAGCCACGAGAACCTGTGCGAGCACTCGCTGCACCTTCACGAGGGCTTGGACACGGGCGCAGCTGCTGGCCTGACGGGGGCGCTACCTCACTCCCTGCCCTCCACCCCGGACATAGAGAACGCAGAGCTGACGCCAATCCTGCCCTTCCTCTACCTGGGGAACGAGCACGACGCTCAGGACATCAACCTGCTACAGCGCTTGAACATTGGCTACATCCTAAACGTGACCACCCACCTGCCGCTCTACCACTATGACACGGGCCTCTTCATCTACAAGCGCCTGCCCGCCACGGACAGCAACAAGCAGAACCTGCGCCAGTACTTCGAGGAGGCGTTTGAATTCATCG AGGAAGCACATCAAGCAGGTATGGGCCTTCTGATCCACTGCCAGGCAGGCGTGTCTCGGTCAGCCACCATCGTGATAGCCTACCTGATGAAGCACACCTGGATGACCATGACAGACGCTTACAAGTTTGTCAAAACCAGGAGGCCCATCATTTCCCCAAACCTCAACTTCATGGGCCAGCTGCTGGAGTTTGAGGAGGACCTCAACAACGGAATAACGCCACGAATCCTCACACCAAAGCTGATAGGTGTGGAGACCGTCGTCTAA